tttgacaaAGAGGGGAACTGTTTTACTTAACACGTGAATGCACCATCAATTTATCTGTTGTTGGCCTGTTCACTTATTTTCAACACCATATCTATCCATGCCTTGAAGCCCAAGCTGGCCACCAAAATCATGTGATCCATGGATCCCATAGCGTCACTGTACCCCGCTTTCCATGGCATTTATAGCAGGGTTCCCCGCTGCCAGTGATTCACGTACTATTCAACTCGTGTCGTGAAGACACTCTACCCGTGAAATTGTCTTTTGTTTTGGGTATGTGAAGAGAAGCCCAACCTAGGTGATGGATACTCCCTCCACTTTGGCGCGTTCTCTGTCACGCACCAAACCTTAACAGACTTGTCTAAACTCCCACTATACACTATCCACCGCTGATCTCCTTCGTCAGATTCTTGATCTTCTACAACGGCTAGGCATTTCACTGGCCCACCATGACCAGTCAAAACTGCCAAGCAAGTATGGACGCCGCCACCTTCCCTACGCCACACACAAATACTTTTATCAGCGGACCCACTAAACACCAGATTACCAGCCGACGCCAAGCAAAGGACGGCCATTTTGTGGCCCCTGAGGACCCCACCATGTGACAAGAGCTTTTCACGTTCCCAAAAATTTACCAACCCATCGGatgaaccacagtaaattacaGCTGATTCTTGATTTACCGAGAGCGCTGTCACGGCGTTTTCATGTTTTAACAGTGTTTGAACCAAAAAATGCCGAGTTCCTCTCCCTTGAAGCTCCCTTCTCCATGCTTTCACTGTTCCATCAGCTGAGCCGGTAAACACCAAAGAGTCGAACCCGGTGACAACTGAATTTATAGCATCGTCGTGGGCGTTGATTGATTCAAGGCATTTATAGTCTGAAACTCGCCAAACTTTTAGGGTTTTGTCCCAGGATCCTGAGTATAATAAACCCTGATCTTGATTCAGGCTTAGGCAAGAAACTGCGTCGAAATGCTTGATACGTAAAACATTGCGATGTCTACGAACTTCTACGTAGTTCTTGGGATTCAAAGAGCCTTTGACGCAATCTTTAAGAGTTGGCAAGGTCCCAACTCGTCTGTAAACACTTGGGTTTCTGGTAGATATCGTCCAGACTCTGATCTTGCCATCTTGATGACAAGTGAAAATCTTTTCACCGCACACAACAATGGCCTTAACCAATCCACTGTTGGATTTAAACCCTGAAAACTCCTTCAAATTCTTCCATACACGTACGTTCTTGCTATCGGAGCCAGTGTATAGAAAATCACCAGAAGCAGCTATAGAATAAACATGACCTTCTTCACGTGAAATTGATCCAACAAGGCCATTTTTAGAGAGCTTATGGCTGATTGGAGATGGTATTATCCAAGGAGATTTAGTGTATGGAGACAGTTGGCTCCATGGGGAGAGGTAAGGAGAGAGATCACCACTTGGTGGGGTGAAACTGCTGTAATATCTAGGACTCATATTGGTTGAAGTTGGGCTGTttttgttgcttgattcatcatcaTCTTGATTAAAAATTGCAGGATCGGAATGCAAGAGAGCACCGAAAGTTGGTCGCTGTATTGAGAGTTCTGCAACCATGGTGCTGATGCCTCTTTCGTGTTTCATGGAAAGCAAATCAGTAGCAGAGGGTTCTATAACAATTCAGGAATCAGGAGTTTTAGCTAGAAAGAAGCTTGAGAGGTTCTTgaaaaaaagtttggaaagcTAGCAGAAGGCTGGAACGGTTTGAGAAGGGCTAAGGTTTCTATACATATTAATGGACGATTCAGCAGTGGTTGGTGATCTAATGGTGTATAGGTAGACACGTGGAGATTAACGGCAGTAATCATTACTAACCGGGAAACTGGTTGTGCCGGTAATAAGGAAACTATGAATCTATAGAAAATTTTGCAGTATGAATGAATAAACGgccgtttttatttaatttgtttgcaaAGGCGTTTAGTATTTACACgctagtgtgtgtgtatatatattatattttgggaaaatatttttggattttctttctaGAACATGGACTCACGGGTAATCAAGAAAGAATCATTACATGCAAACTACTTTCACATTGTTGGACTTCATGTTCCCCTGGAAAGGAAAATCTTGACCTAGGACTCGTCAAGATGTTCTGTTTTTATACCTGACCGGCGTACGCAATGTCCTTTTTTACATGCTAAAGCCATTATCGTTTTGGAAGCGAGGATATTGTTTAATTGTAGCTTGATTATCAAGACCAATAAACCagctgttatttgttttattattcatatcatGCTTCTCAGCAACCTTTACATTATCGGCAAACAAGAAATCATGCGATGAGTTGCGACAACAACGTTAAAGAATGCTACTCAAGCTCATTAAATTTGCTTTCTGAACGCTTTTGGGACAGTCTCGCCGTTCTAATCCATTCTTTGTATTATTAATCACTCTAGCCATGCTAGTTAACTACTTTACACGGGATTCTCCCTCTTCCCAAACACTATTATTTCTCTCAACCattttaaagattaataaaaacGATCGAGAAACAAAAAGTATCAAAATCATGACCATCGGATCATGATTTTAATACAAGACCGATAGAGGAtctgtttttaaagtttttaattgttttttaatattattatagccaaggttgtcaaaaatactttttttgacacgatataaaaattacaatataaaCTTATATTGTAAAatcataagtaatttttttaaactaattatatattgacaattccagttaagaaattaaattacattaaaatttgataaagtgagtcaacaatattataatcaatgagtgacctaaataaaatgaaagagataaataatatgaatcaaaaaattaatgacatgaaaaaataaaaagttttggaACAAAACTTCTCAGTACAGGAGAATCACTGAATGAATGATAGGAAGTACACATGAACTTAATTGTTTCCTTTTAGGTTGAAAGCTAATAAGCCTaaactagtaattaactaacataaattcaataataaaataaacccctaaataatatctaatacgctagaaaaattttcaaattaaaaataattattcaaaacttaaataaataaataaaataaaataataaaaaagtcttCATTTAAAATTTCTCCTTGTAGCCCGAATCTCGAATTTTCGTATATTCTTGACAGATTTGAgtcctgatttcaaacatgtcgttcCATTTGAATGAATTACTGAGTTTATAATATATGGTTGAAAAGTTTTAGATGTTTAGTTTCCAGCCCAACTTTAGTCGCagaaaaattccatcggtaactCTAGATATATCTCCAATAGTATACGAATGTCTAGTTTGACATATTTGACAAGATTCGTATACTAACTTTGAACCTttgaaatattatgtttccGAATTccatttgacctgaaaattaaccacaatatattttcatgtatctaatattttcctgtaaaatttcagctctaTCCAATATACGATTTGAAAGATATGTTCAATTTCACAAAAATAGTCAGCAGatattttaatgtcaaatttGAACGTGACTTAGTTTATATCacaaatttaataaacttgCAAAATCGGACCGAATTTACCGATTTTACACAAGTTAAGTCTGATTTTACTGATTCgaggttttaatttgattttacatgttagatataaattaactcataaattcatataatattacaaGTTAAGTagtaattttaccaaaaataattatagctAGCTCAATTAATAATTTGTCAACTAAAGTCCTTCTTTTCCCTCCAATcataactttcttttctttcttttttctttttttgaatgtCTCCGATGATCGCATGGGAGAAATAAATAACATTACAGTATAATGTTTTCACGTAAGTCATAGGTTGGTGAACCACACGCTATCAAATTCCTCTTCCAAAACTCCTTGTCGGCCCCGTAGCCGCTTTTGGCTAATTTCATGGCTCTGGGCGCACCAAATGTCaaacccttctttctttttgtggcTGACACCTGCATCTCTCAAATTGGTAAAGGACAGAGACCTCCGTTATGTCCCTCGCAGACTCACAAAGCTAACGCCCACGTAACGGTTTCCCTTGCTACACAACTTTTATCTGCTTTATAGCCACGTAACCTGAGAGTGATTTCAACCACCAGTTATGAACCAACACGTGTGCACTTAGGTCATACTACGTTAGCATGACGGCATGGCACCGTTGGGTGTCTCTAGTCGCTGGTGGAGGGAGTCCGGTCATTTCTAACTTGCggtaaaaagttttttttttttttaaaaaaaaaaaatatattaaaaaaatattaaaaactttcaaaaacatttttgcaTTGCAATTATAATTGCTGCCTTCTtcagtcaacaaatcaataggaTCTGTATCAGTATCTTAATTTGATTGACACTTGGCAATTTTGAGAACGTGACCAATTTCCCTTGCTAGTTTATAGGACAAAATCAATTctctttttcaaaattgataagaaaaagaagaagaaggaagatgaGATagataataatgaaattatacGGTGTAATCcgtcattatatatatatatatatatatatatcagctaAAGCATCATGTTGCTGATTATTTTGGCAACGGTTAAACCATGTtcttggttttaataatagttaattaattaatatctctttcgattcataaaaaaaaaaaatatgatatccGATATCAACAAATCATagcttatttatgtttttgctagaaataaatatgtatggttttaattttagtttgattatttttattcatgttgaGTCCAACTTATAACATATCAGTTGACTTTGCCCccgtgtgtgtctatatatatatatatatatatatatatatatatatatatatatatatatatggttaagATCTATGATATCTTTCATGTCTCATTGTTATGCAAGGTCGAGATAGATCCTTCATTAGTGTTGTTGCAAGTCCATATAAAGATTGAAGAGGACTTAACCTTGAAAGTAATACTTGTAAGAGTGTTGGATTGCGACAAGAAAGAGTTAAGGAATGATAAGATCGCTATAATTAAAGTTTTGTGGAGAAGTTTTTAAGTGGAAGAGGAGACTTGGGAACGAGagttagaaataaaaacaaaatatccagAAGTACTATTCTCCAATAcaggtaaaaaaaacttaaatttttaggataaaatttatattagaaGAGGAGAATATAAAACCaggctataatttttttagatttttttggaataaaaaaattattcatctaatataaatcaataaatttttggGAAACTAAATTTACgatagagatgaaattgaaagagtgGAAAGTTAATAacacaaactaaactaaaagaaaagtgTGGGGTTtcttgtataaataaaataaatattgagccATAagggtaaataaaaaattacatatataaGCATGAATAGTGTTTTTCGAAACACCATAGTTGCCGACCACAGAAGTGGAAAATGAAGTTAGAAAAGTTGTGAAGAAAACTTATGAAAACTCatcataaaaacacaaaagagaggtagattaagaaataaaaatgtgttAGGGAGAGAATTGAACATGAAATTGGTAGATTCAAGGcccaaaatcttaaaaaaaaatatggttaagGGTTTTTGGAGGGGAGAAAGTAGAGTGATGGAAAAAAGAGAGGGTGTTTTCAAGCTTTCGacctttcttttatttgagtttGCAGGTAAGAAACtttccaaaaacaatttatttaaatggtTTTTGTGTGTAATGTTTAATGATAAGTATTAGGGTATAAAGATTCTTGAAATTGAATGTTAGAGTGTTAAATGatgtgttttaattattaattaatgtttaattatgTGAAAAATGATTGGGTAAtaactaaatttgaaagaattgaagagagTTTATTCCTCTTTTTAGGCAAAGCTTTCAgccacataaaaaaagaaaaagaaatcggTGTTTGGATTATTTAATGCAAAAGATAGATTTATTGTGTAGAATTGTATgtttgaatgaaaaatatagGGTGaagtgattgaaaaataaatgccTATATGAAGGAGACAATTTCAGCCAAgaccaaattaattaagatggtTAATTTACcaaccatttaggtggtggtctagtggtaagagcttggaaccaagaggtttgctccctctgtggtctcaggttcgagccctgtaatttctcatatgatgaccactggaagcttacatggtcgttaacttcagggctcgtgggatttgtcgaggtgcgcgcaagctggcctggacacccacgttaaattaaaaaaaacaaagatggttAATTTACTGTGGAGTGTGATTATTAACATGTAAATTAAACTATTGATGGATGAATTAGagatttataataagaaaaattaaaatggaatatTATTCTGCATTTATGCATAAGTTTTTggataggaaaaagaaaacaagaaatttacggcttccattttttttcaaattgaaaatttatttatgatgcgTAAATGAGAATTTGGATTATGTATGGATaaagatttgaaatttaaaaaatatatgtatttgtaCATGTGAAATTGTTGGTATGATTAAACAACAGGGGTGACTAATAGAGCTCAGGTTCTAAGGTTGGTgttaaaaatcatgattttttattatttatttaaagttaaGCATGATATTGAAGTTCCGTTTAAGTTATAACTTATAATATCTTGTAATATGTCGAGCTAGTTATCTTGGAATAGGAACTAACGTCCGGTTTAGGTATGTCGAGCTAGTTATACTGGAATAGAAACTAATGTTTAGTTTGGGCATGCTGAGCTAGTTATCTCAGAATAGGGATTAGCGTCCAGTTTGGGCATGTTTGGTTAGTTATTCTGGAATTTGAAATTCACATCTGGATTTGAAAAATACGGATAATTATTTTGGATAAGAATCTATGTACGatgttaaaaaaacactcattatgaaaatgaaaagtttTACAAGAagagattaaaattattaatgactTAGATTGTGAATTCTATaaatagttgatttatttaagtTGAGTTAAGGaatatttacttttatatatattttatctcatATAATGTGAATAactttatatgaaataaattttagataCATCACAGCATCACATTGATCCATAGTTTATTTGTAGGAATTCTACTTTTGTATTAAAAACTCCAATGCAACAAGttgtttaatcattttatatgtaaaaagtTTGTAGATGATATTTTTGGACTTGTTTTGGaatgttataaattattatgtataatgtaattttaattggtttgaaatttgaatgatttaaatttggtttttattttaattttactttaaatcCTTAGATAAAATATTGTCATAATTCAtgcttaaattatatatatagtgataataaccataacaagtatcaacaaaatatatatatatatatatatatatatatatgttaaaatattatcattagttaaaaatactataaattattatagaatGATGCTAAGATTGTTTGGATGATGTTGAGATTGTTTAGCGTCCTAAAATAGTGAAACCTATTGATTGCCCCTGTAAAATTTCATACTagcatttttagtttttgttttctttatatttggtccatgtccttttaattaataattattttattttagaataagctataaaattataaatgacttttaatttcaccctctacttttttttaatctatatataatttataaaataacaaatgtttttttttaatttcaccacctaaaattttcaaatatataaataatctatcaaattataaatgttttcaatttcaccccactataatttttttaatctctcaaattttattattttaattgctatttattttgtttaggattatttttgtttcttatttttaaatttcatcctttttgagtttttttctctatcaaattttttccccttctttttgttgttatttttttggtttttacaagttttttattaatattttttcaccaatttcatcctaaaaaaataaattggttgaaaattaagtttcttgattgaatccAGATCCAAGATTTCATGGGTTGTGAATTTTAGAGATTACATCAGGTTAATAAGTCTCACCtgaatatgttttgtttttttaaggtaatattttcttatttttttttatcatttgttttgggttttgtttttttagcatttgAGGTTTGCCTTCTATTGGGTTAGCcctctataattattttcaatttcatatctctactattttttattttataaataatctatcaaattacaaatcttcttcaatttcatcctcttatgattttttttaacttggttctcattcttttaattgctatttattttgtttagaataatttcttaatttttttcttcaaatttcatcctctttgggtttttttatcaaattttatccccattgttttagttttttttcttttgcaatttttattaatattctttccataatttcatcctttaaaattaaatttgttgagagTTAAACTTCTTAATTGAACCAAGGTCTAGGATTTCACGAGTTgcaagttttagagattagactAGATTTATGATGTTCGCCcgggtttgcttgtttttttttttttttaagatgatgttttcttatattttatccttccttttttttggatttttttttgttattttttttgtttgccttCTATTTGGTAACCACtacaatttctttcaatttcacctcctatcatttttttaatttataaataatttatcaaattacaaatgtttttttaatttcaccatgctatgatttgtttaatatttaaaatttggtcctcgttcttttaattgtaatttattgtttttgggatcatttttatttttatttttaaatttcatccttcttgagttttgttttccttttaaattttatcctttttctttttgttgctatttttttttggcttttacaagttgttttattaatatttttcactgattttatcattcaagattaaattagttgagaattaagcttcttgattgaacttgagTCTAATATTTCATGAGTTGTGAGTTTTAAAGATTAGACCAGGTTTAGAAGGTTTGCTCgtgtttgcttggttttttgttttatttttttaaggtgatgttttcatatttttcatcctttttagattttgttttgttattttttgtggtGTGCCTTCTATTGGGTTAaccttctatatttgttttttcaatttcacctctattatataatctataaataatctatgagattatagatgttttttaatttcacccctatgAATTTTTactctttcaaatttggtctttatttttttaattgctatttattttatttgaaatcatttcttaaattgtcttttctttttcaaatctcatcatccatgggttttttttctttgctatcaaatttcttcaaaaccAAACTTGTTGAGAGTTAAGTTTCCTGATTAAGTCTGAGTCTAAAATTTCATGAGTTgcaagttttagagattagactAGGTTTAAGAAGTTCACcaaagttttcttggttttttttttagatgatgttttcttatattttatccttcttcttttttggattttattttgttatttgttttttattaggttattctataattttttttcaattttactcatactattttttaataaataaataatctataagattataaatattttttaatttcactctccTAAGATTGTTTTAGTGAGTCAACAAATCTAGTGATCTATGAAATGCAGATGGGGCCAcacttactatttttttttattaaaaaactgcAAAAGGTGGataaactaacattttattttccCAAATGAAAATACATTGCCGGGTTTGAAATGCAATTTGAGCAGCACTAAtgtcaaaatttgaaaatgggACTCTAAATTAGATATATGAAGGTAGCATCGATCCAATGAGATCATAATACAGAATAGAATACAAACTCATGAATAGATCATTAATAACACAGTCAAATCTCTAGCAAATCCCTGCAGCTGCATTTGCCACTGATGTTGAAATTCGTTAATATTTACCCATGAAATTGGATAACAATGTTTTGATCCAGCAAAAGATGCTTGCTGCGACAGTAATGACTTTTCATCATATTTTGGCGAATGCATGATATATAGCTGGTGGGACACAGGAAAACAGCCGTTCTTTTGTATTCTTGTCGAATTTACAACATATACaatgtatatataaatttgtcGCCGGAGGGTAAGAAATAcagagttttctttttattatcttctcttttgAATTTGGATGCATGTACAGACAACATTGTCAAAAACTGTTGACTTCATTCATGGATTAGGTGCTCCTTTTCAAGGGACTCAAATGGGTTAACCtaatttcaaatgttttttaaatcggaagggaaaatgaagaagaagaagatcatgATCCTCTTATTTTAATGTCTTTCCGAGTATCATTAAAATAACCCATTATAAGCTAGAAAGTATTCCATGGACACTTGTCTCTAATGCAAAAGTATTTTTACTACCTCCACAAGCAGCAGCAACTTAAGGTTTGACAAAGGGGAGCATAATCAAGGCAAGTACTGTCGATGAAGCTAGCTAGATCATAATATTAAGATTACGATGATGAATTCTGATATCTTTAAGGCATGTTTGTTAACCATCAAACACTCTCATTGCCACTCCACCGTACATGATTTGCGTCTACCATACTTTATTAATCAACCACTCAATCAAGCAAGAAGACTTTAAATTAATTGGATTACGTACATGGTATTGTTTTTTGGAACTCTTATGCTACTCTCTGCATTTGTCTGCTCCCTTAGGGATGAACAAAGTGCCTAGTCACGGCATAATTGATCTTAGgtttataaaataagaaagattgCACAAGCAACAAGAACACGTAATAAGGGGAAATagtttatacaaaaaaaaaaaaaaaaacaaggtggaGACAGGGTGAGTATATATCCAGGAGTGATTGGTAAACACGTTTACAGGGTGAGTATATATAGAACCAAAATATCAATCCAAAGATTTCCTTGAGATTATATTTGATTGCATAAGCAAGGAGGTTAAAGAAATGGTAATTAATAGACAGCAGATTAAATTAACACAAGTGTTCTCTTTTTTGTATCAGCAAATGTTTAAAACTACTGAAGTTTAGGTATACGAAGACTTAgggtttataaaacaacttCCTTATCTCATATCATGCCACTTAGCAGAATTTTCACCTAAGATAATAAATCCTTTGTTCTAATCTACTACACGTTGCATTACGAAGTGAAAAAGTGTTGGTGCGAGCAGGATTAAGTCAACTATgataaagttaataaataagTACGTAGAGCATCTGCTTAGCAACCGGCCAAATTAAATGACCTCTACTGACTTTTTAGCTTGCCCTAAGATATGCACTTTGATCGTTTTCAAAAGATTTATACATAAtctcttaattttaataatttgacttatttttttaagacaaaatgGCTGATTGTTATCACCTGGTGACTAGAAAGGTAAAGTGGTAGGTTATCGATaacttcaaaagattttttttaataaatgtagGAACtcttaaatgattaaataaatatatttaaatattttactaaaaatattaagaatgaagagattcTGAGCCTGAAATTTGAAGAATTCATGAGCTATTTATAGCtcataaatcttgttttttttatgaagatgaTTGGATGAATGTTATTTTTCcttgatattatttaataagGAATGGATATCCCCTACATTtatattaatgagggataaatatgaTAGGTTCTTAGGAGAGTTTTATACATCTAGGGGTGCATGCAGGCAGAGTAGGATACATAATATAGTTAAGCCCATGGGGCAAAACTCTTCCTATAGGCAAAACATGAATATATTAGGTCTAACAACTTGCTAGATCTATGTTGCATTGAGCTCAGCACATAGCTGAAACCAAGTGTTTTGGGTTT
The DNA window shown above is from Populus trichocarpa isolate Nisqually-1 chromosome 4, P.trichocarpa_v4.1, whole genome shotgun sequence and carries:
- the LOC7453666 gene encoding protein JINGUBANG, which encodes MKHERGISTMVAELSIQRPTFGALLHSDPAIFNQDDDESSNKNSPTSTNMSPRYYSSFTPPSGDLSPYLSPWSQLSPYTKSPWIIPSPISHKLSKNGLVGSISREEGHVYSIAASGDFLYTGSDSKNVRVWKNLKEFSGFKSNSGLVKAIVVCGEKIFTCHQDGKIRVWTISTRNPSVYRRVGTLPTLKDCVKGSLNPKNYVEVRRHRNVLRIKHFDAVSCLSLNQDQGLLYSGSWDKTLKVWRVSDYKCLESINAHDDAINSVVTGFDSLVFTGSADGTVKAWRRELQGRGTRHFLVQTLLKHENAVTALSVNQESAVIYCGSSDGLVNFWEREKLLSHGGVLRGHKMAVLCLASAGNLVFSGSADKSICVWRREGGGVHTCLAVLTGHGGPVKCLAVVEDQESDEGDQRWIVYSGSLDKSVKVWCVTENAPKWREYPSPRLGFSSHTQNKRQFHG